DNA sequence from the Suttonella indologenes genome:
TCGCCGGCATTAGCCGCCAGTCCGACATAATCAATCAAATCCTGCACCACCTGCCGCGCTTGGGCGCTATCCGCCAATTGATGGAAGAGCATCGGCTCGGCAATGATGTCTTTGACTTTCATGCGCGGATTAAGCGAAGAATAAGGATTTTGGAAGACCATTTGCATTTCGCGACGATAGGGCAGACGCGCTTTTTCGCTGCTTAAAGCCGTTAAATCGCGGTCTTCAAAGATAATTTGCCCGCTATCGGGTGCATATAAACCCGTGATAATGCGGGCAATGGTTGATTTACCCGAGCCGGATTCGCCCACCAAGCCGAAACTCTCGCCTTTGGCAATTGAAAAGCTGACCTGATTGACCGCCTGCACATAGCGGCGTTTGCTCGGGAACAAAGAATGGCGAGTGCAAAAACGCAGCGAGACATCGCGCACCTGCAAAATACCGCCGGCATAATCCGCCGTCTGCACCGCTTCTTTCTGCCCCAGCCAATGGCTTTGCAAATCCAGCACCGCCTGCTGATGCTCCGTGCCGGCTTCGATATAGGTAACCAACGGAAAACGCGCGATTTTATGCGTAGAAGGCGGTACGGCGGAAATCAGACTTTTGGTGTAATCATGCTGCGGACGGCGCAACACCTGCTTCGTCGCCCCGATTTCCATCAAAGCGCCGCGATAAGTCACCATCACGCGGTCGGTTACCGAAGCCACCACGCCCATATCGTGCGTGACTAAAATACAGCCCACATTCTGCTCGCGGCAGAGCTTGCGCAGCAATTGCAGAATTTGGTCTTGAATCGAGACGTCCAAAGCCGTGGTCGGCTCATCGGCAATCACGAATTTCGGCTCGGTCGCCAAAGCAATCGCAATCACCACGCGCTGACGCATGCCGCCCGAAAACTGATGCGGATATTGCCCCATACGCACTTCCGGCTCGCTGATGCCCACCGCCGCTAATAATTCCAGCGCTTTTTGCCGCGCCTGCGCCGCCGTCAGCGGCAAATACAGAAGCATCGGCTCCATCAATTGCTCGCCGATCGTCAACAGCGGATTTAAAGAAGTCATCGGGTCTTGGAAAATAAAGCCGATATCCTTGCCGCGCACCAAGCGCAATTCGTTCTCGGATAAGCGGCGCAAATCCTTACCGTCTAAAAAGACCTCGCCGCCCGCCACATAGCCCGGCGGCGTCAGCAAACCGGCAATCGCATTGCCAATCGTGGATTTACCAGCGCCGGACTCGCCGACAATGCCTAAAATCTCGCCTGCGTATAAATCGAAAGACACCGCTTTCACGGCATCGAAACGCCCGTGCCGCGAAGGATAGCTGACTTGTAAATCGCGCACCGTCAGCAGCGGCGCGCTTGCGGATAAAGCCTCGTTCATGCCTCTATATCGTTTTTTTTGAAGAAAAGAAGTGATACCTTACCGCAAAGATTGCGCTTTTGCATCATTTTTGCAACAGATGTTTCAACACACAGAGCGACACATAAAGCGTCGCTCTACGTGTTGCCCTGAATTGGAAGAGGTTACACCTCTCCCACAGATTATCCTCCCTAAAGGAAGGGGCTTCAACCAGTAAGGAAATTTTGGTGAAAAATCTTTTTTATCCTTAAAGCAATTTGCTACACTGGCAAACCCCAGCACAAGGAACAGCTATGGCTAAAAAAAGCAATATATAGTCGGAGAAGTGAAAATTAGTACAAGGCGGCGAGCCGCAGACAGTACAGATAGTACGGCAAGGCGAGCCAAGTCCGTAATACTTTTTCAATTCTTCGACTATACAAGACATAGAGAGCATCGACAGCTTAAGTCATGACAAGCCTGCCGAACATGTTTCAACACACAGAGCGACACAGAAAGCGTCGCTCTACGTGTTGCCCTGAATTGGAAGAGCTTACACCTCTCCCACAAGATTATCCTCCCTAAAGGGAGGGGTTTTAAGCAATAAGGAAATTTTGATGAAAAACATTCAAGCCATTGCCTTCGACCTCGACGGCACCCTTATCCACTCCCTACCCGATTTAGCCGACAGCGCCAATACCGTGCGCGCCCATTTCGGCATGCCGCCCTTAGAAGAAAGCCTGATTGAAACCTTCATCGGCGACGGCGTCACCCATCTCATGCACCGCGCTCTCACCGCGGATTTTAATGGCACAGACGAAGCCCGCATTGAAGAAGCCCTTGCCATCCATATCGCCTACTACGGCGAACATTTCACCAACCGCACCCAACTCTACCCTCATGTCAAAGAAACCCTTGCCGCCTTGCAGGCACGCGACATCCGCATTGCCCTTGTCACCAATAAAATCGAAAGACATGCCAGAAAAATCCTCGAACACTACGGCATCATCGAATACTTCGCCGCCATTTACGGCGGCGACACCCTGCCCGTGCATAAACCTGCGCCCGACCAAATTCTAGGCGTCGCCAAAGACTTCAATCTCGCACCCGAGCAAGTTCTTATGGTCGGCGACTCGCCCAACGACATGCTCTCCGCCAAAGCCGCCGGCAGCCCTACCCTCTTCGTCAGCTACGGCTACTGCGACAACGAAGCGCTTATCAACAATCCGGCAACCACGCCCGATTATCAAATCGACTCCTTTGAGAAGCTGCAAGAAATGCTTGCCAAAAATAAAGTAGAGGTTTAGTATTTGTACGTCAAGTGTAAAACAAACATCAAGCAGGAGTAAAGCAATGACCACTACAAACTATAATATTCGCATAGATCAAAATTTGCGTGACCGAGCTTTCTCAGTCTTTGAGAGCTACGGTTTAGCGCCAGCGCAAGCAATCAAACTGTTTTTACATCAAGTTGCAGATACACGCACTATTCCGCTTTCATTCACGCATAATGCGAATTCTAAAACCTATAGCGAAGCAACACGCAAAAGCTTAATTGATGCTAGAAAAGAGTTTGAAACAGCAAAAGCGTACAACAGTTTGGAAGATATGATGCGGGATATTGAGAAGTCATGAGTGTGAACAAAAGAAAACCAATACCCACAGCTCAATTTAGGCGAGAAGCAAAGAAAAATATAGCAGAGCTACTAACTGAAAATTGGACGGAAGTCATGTATTGTTTGCTGAATGATTTGCCATTAGCAGAAAAATACTGCGATCATCAACTTAAAGGCGATTTAGATGACTACCGAGAATGCCATGTTAAACCTGATTTGTTGCTTGTATATGCCATTCGTGGCGACAAGCTGCATTTGGCGCGTTTAGGTTCTCATTCTGAATTATTTGGTTGATCTACTTAGTTTTTCCAAGTTTTCTGAATCATTACAAGTCATCAGTGTAAGAACTGGTGGTTTTTCTAAAATAGTAGAGACAAACCATTTCAATCAATGACATTAGCCCACTCTGTGGGCTTTTTTATATATAAAACAATGTTGTTCTACATTAATTTTCATTAATTCAGTCCATTTTTTTCAAGATATAACTCTATATCTTCTTTAGAATATCCCAATAAACTGCCTGTAATAATCTCTAATTCTTTTAGGAAAATTTGATCTTTGTTAAAGAGCGTTGCTTCTAATATATTAAATAAAAATAACGCCTTGTATTTTTTTTCTTTTCTATAAAAAATATGGATAGGAAACTCGGATTTTTTATCTAGTTTTTCAATTCCATATTCTGGTTTTAAGTGAAAAAATCTTTTATCCACAGTGCTATTGTTCTCTATTTCACCGTAAAAAAAAGATACATCCTTATCTCCTTTAATCATCAAATCAAATTCAATGAGGGCATGAGGAGACAATTTCCCCGTCTTATTTATCATATCTATTTAATTTATTTGAAATGAGAAGGATGAAAGCCGAATATTTTATGAAGCACCACGCGCATAAATTTCCAATTGGAGATTGCCAATTTTCATCTATAGTCGAAGAATTGAAAAGTATTACGGCGTTGGCTCGCCTTGCCGTACTATCTGTACTGTCTGCGGCTCGCCGCCTTGTACTACTTTTTCACTTCTCCGACTATAGAGAACCACAACGAGAACAAACAAATATCATGGCTTGTCCATTAGGAGCAAACACTGTATGTGCGGAGGATATAGAGCTGAAAAGTGAAAGTAACGAAATGATTATTATGTATATTTTTTCTTTCATAGACGACTTCTATTGATTTTAAACTTGAGATTATTCTATTTTTAGAATATGAGAAAATCAATAGAAACATTTAACAAGGCTAGACTAGAGCCTAAGAAAAATATTCCTATCGGCAAAACAATACCGTTAAAATAAGCCTTTTCATAAACAGGAGACACACATGACAAAAGTCAGCGTTATCGGCACAGGATTTGTAGGCGCCAGCTCAGCCTTCGCCCTTGCCCTGCAAGGCATATGCAGCGATCTATTATTAGTGGACGCCAACCGCGACCGCGCAAAAGCAGAAGCGGCCGACATCTCACACGGTGCGGCAGTCGCCAGCGGCGTACGCGTACATAGCGGCGACTACGTCGACATCAAAGGCTCCGCCGTCATCGTCATCGCCGCAGGCGTCAACCAAAAACCCGGCGAATCCCGCCTCGCCCTTTTAACGCGCAATGCCGAAATCTTTAAATCCATCGTGCCGCAAATTGTCACCATGGCGCCTGAAGCCGTCGTCATCGTCGCGACCAATCCGGTCGACATCATGACCGACGTCACCCGCACCCTGCATCCGCAACCGCAACGCGTCTTAGGCACAGGCACCGTGCTAGACACCGCACGTTTTCGCGACCTGCTCGGACGCGAAAGCGGCGTCAGCCCGCGCTACATCCATGCCAACGTCCTAGGCGAACACGGCGACTCCTCCGTATTATGTTGGGCGCATGCGCAAATTGCCGGCCTCTCCGTTAAAGACTACCTCGCCACCATCAATAAAGACTGGACAGCAGCAGATGCCAAACGCATAGAAGAAAAAGTCCGCGGCGCCGCCGGCACCATTATCGCCGGCAAACAAGCCACCTACTACGGCATCGGCGCCGCTGTGGCGAAAATCGTGGAAGCCGTATTAAAAGACAGCCGCGCCGTGATGACCGTCAGCGGCATCAGCGAATTCGGACTCAGTTTGGCACTGCCCAACGTCGTCGGCAAAGAAGGCATTATGCACAGCCTGATGCCCGCCCTAAGCGAAGCGGAACGCCGGCAACTGCAACACAGCGCCGACATCCTGCGCCAATCACAGCAAGGGCTGATTGAAAACGGCAAACTGCTTGTGTAAGGGATAATTGAAAACCAAAATTATAAAAATATGAAATAATCTGCTCTATAAATTTTTAATTCAAGCAATAAAAAAACCGCAGCGGAAATCCGCTGCGGTTGCTTTTAAAAAGCTATCAGATGAAATCGGATAACTTTTCAGGCTGCTTAGATAATATTGATATCATTCTGAATGAAAATCAAACTTTCTTTATTGCTTCCATCCCAATAAGCCTTATAGCCATTTGGAACATTTTCAGTAGTTTTTTCGAAACCGCCTAGACCACGATCACCATTATTACCTAAGTCAACCGTATCACTACTTGTACCATTGATAAACAGACCTTTATAAGAAACACCATCAATTTCAGTAACAGTATCACCGTTTTTCAAAACATCATCAATTGAAATGTTTAGCCTATTAGCTCCTTTTTGCGATCCAGTCAAATCAATCAGTTCAAAATTAACAATATTACTTAGATTTTGTTCAACACCTTCATCAGAGAAGCGCAAAATATCATAACCATCACCTGCATCAAGCTTAGTTGCAGTAATTTTACCTTTAACTACAACCGTATCATTTCCTGCCCCCATAGTAATGGTGTTATTACCATAAATTGAAGGAGTTCCAGGAATAATTGCTGGTGCTTTACCATTAACAATCAGAACATCATTACCTTCACCAAAGTCGATAGTCTTAGCACCTGCGATATAGCCACCGATGGTTGCAATATCATCACCAGCACCAAAGTCAACTGTACCTTTTCCATCCCAGTTACCACCAATACGGAAAATATCATTACCTGCACCAGCATCAATATCTGCTGTTACACTATTATCAATATTAGTAGCAATATCTAAAATATCATTGCCATTACCAAGTTTAATACTGTAAAAACCTGCAGCAAAACCACCCTTAACTTCTAATTTATCATTTCCTGAACCCATGTCAATTTTAGGTCCAGAGGTAATATTACCATCAACGAATAGGTAATCATCTCCACCTGACATATCAATATTAGGCGCTTTCCACTGTGTACCAATTGTGCCACCAATAAACACCCAATCATTATCATCAGACATAATATGAGCTTGATTTTTGTCGGTGGATGTGCGTTGTGAACCGATAGGATTATTCTGAGTTACAAAGCTTAATGCGTTTTCAGTATTCATATCAACATATAGTCTTTTGATATATGACAAATTAGTTTGCGAAACATTACCCGCAGCATCAGTTATCGTTAGCACCGCATTTTTTGAATTTCTTTTCCAATCGTTTGGTATTGTGAAGTTAAATTGACCTTCATCTCCTACTGTCGCATCAAGGGTTTTTGTCACACCATTTGTATCTTCATAAGTAAGATGAATTTTAGAACCTTTCTCTGTTTTTCCTTCAAAGATATAGCCAGTTCTATTGTTACTTGCACTGATCATATTAAAAGCTTCTACTATTGTATCTAATTTTAAATTTAGTACTGACGGGTCAGATATAAGAGTATTGCCATCTTTGACTTTAGCAGTATAACGATATTCTGTGCCATAAGTCTCTATACCTTTTAACATTGAATCCTCAAAGTTAAATTTGAACTTGTTATCAGTCGCATCAAAAACAAATTTATCTTTATTAGTTAAACTTTTAATTTCCTCTTCTTTACCAACACTAATAATATTGCCATCTTTATCTCTAACGACTGTCTGACGAACGATAGTAACTTTTTCTTTATCAGTCATCTCCCGCTGCAGAGTGACTGTAAATTTAATATTACTATCGTTAGTCAAACCTGTAGTAAGATTTTCATAATTTAAACCTTTAGAATTATTGACTTTACCTATAAATTTATCTTTATCATAATTTGTTGGTAGCTTACTCGAATCCTCATCGGTCAAGTTATCTTTACCTTCAATAGAAACAGTCAACTTACCCATCAATGCTGCTGTTTTCTCGCCTTCTCCGGATTCGCGTTTTCCATCTGCAGTGACAGCTTTGGCTTTTACTGATATTTCTGCCAGTTTTTTACCATTCTCGTCTACTGTCGGAACGTCTACCACAATATGACCTGTTTGGATGTCTGCATCCGTTAAGGTCACTTCTTTTACAGCACCACCGTTGATGCTTACCGCTATTTTATCTCCTGCTTGGGTTTTGTCAGGAATGGTAATGGCTGCCTGAACTTTTTTGTCTGTGCCAATTTCCGCATCGTTCAATATGCCGTTTTTATCCGCATCGTCTACAAAGACAATGTTCGGTTTGCCATCGGTATTTTTCGCCGTAGGTTCTGGTTGGGTTGTTCCGTCGGCTTGTTTGACCGGTATGTCGGTAGTTTTCGGTGAGTCGTCTTGTTCGTTAACAACTCCGTCTCCGTTTGAGTCGCCAGGTTTGGTGGCTGCTACTGAGGCTTTTTCCTCGCCTTCTCCGGATTCGTGTTTTCCATCTGCAGTGACAGCTTTGGCTTTTACTGATACTTCTGCCAGTTTTTTACCATTCTCGTCTACTGTCGGAACGTCTACCACAATATGACCTGTTTGGATGTCTGCATCCGTTAAGGTCACTTCTTTTGCAGCACCGTTGATGCTTACCGCTATTTTATCTCCTGCTTGGGTTTTGTCAGGAATGGTAATGGCTGCCTGAACTTTATTGTCTGTGCCAATTTCCGCATCGCTCAATGTGCCGTTTTTATCCGCATCGTCTACAAAGACAATGTTCGGTTTGCCATCGGTATTTTTCGCCGTAGGTTCTGGTTGGGTTGTTCCGTCGGCTTGTTTGACCGGTATGTCGGTAGTTTTCGGTGAGTCGTCTTGTTCGTTAACAACTCCGTCTCCGTTTGAGTCGCCAGGTTTGGTGGCTGCTACTGAGGCTTTTTCCTCGCCTTCTCCGGATTCGTGTTTTCCATCTGCAGTGACAGCTTTGGCTTTTACTGATATTTCTGCCAGTTTTTTACCATTCTCGTCTACTGTCGGAACGTCTACCACAATATGACCTGTTTGGATGTCTGCATCCGTTAAGGTCACTTCTTTTACAGCACCACCGTTGATGCTTACCGCTATTTTATCTCCTGCTTGGGTTTTGTCAGGAATGGTAATGGCTGCCTGAACTTTATTGTCTGTGCCAATTTCCGCATCGCTCAATGTGCCGTTTTTATCCGCATCGTCTACAAAGACAATGTTCGGTTTGCCATCGGTATTTTTCGCCGTAGGTTCTGGTTGGGTTGTTCCGTCGGCTTGTTTGACCGGTATGTCGGTAGTTTTCGGTGAGTCGTCTTGTTCGTTAACAACTCCGTCTCCGTTTGAGTCGCCAGGTTTGGTGGCTGCTACTGAGGCTTTTTCCTCGCCTTCTCCGGATTCGTGTTTTCCATCTGCAGTGACAGCTTTGGCTTTTACTGATATTTCTGCCAGTTTTTTACCATTCTCGTCTACTGTCGGAACGTCTACCACAATATGACCTGTTTGGATGTCTGCATCCGTTAAGGTCACTTCTTTTACAGCACCACCGTTGATGCTTACCGCTATTTTATCTCCTGCTTGGGTTTTGTCAGGAATGGTAATGGCTGCCTGAACTTTATTGTCTGTGCCAATTTCCGCATCGCTCAATTTGCCGTTTTTATCCGCATCGTCTACAAAGACAATGTTCGGTTTGCCATCGGTATTTTTCGCCGTAGGTTCTGGTTGGGTTGTTCCGTCGGCTTGTTTGACCGGTATGTCGGTAGTTTTCGGTGAGTCGTCTTGTTCGTTAACAACTCCGTCTCCGTTTGAGTCGCCAGGTTTGGTGGCTGCTACTGAGGCTTTTTCCTCGCCTTCTCCGGATTCGTGTTTTCCATCTGCAGTGACAGCTTTGGCTTTTACTGATATTTCTGCCAGTTTTTTACCATTCTCGTCTACTGTCGGAACGTCTACCACAATATGACCTGTTTGGATGTCTGCATCCGTTAAGGTCACTTCTTTTGCAGCACCGTTGATGCTTACCGCTATTTTATCTCCTGCTTGGGTTTTGTCAGGAATGGTAATGGCTGCCTGAACTTTATTGTCTGTGCCAATTTCCGCATCGCTCAATGTGCCGTTTTTATCCGCATCGTCTACAAAGACAATGTTCGGTTTGCCATCGGTATTTTTCGCCGTAGGTTCTGGTTGGGTTGTTCCGTCGGCTTGTTTGACCGGTATGTCGGTAGTTTTCGGTGAGTCGTCTTGTTCGTTAACAACTCCGTCTCCGTTTGAGTCGCCAGGTTTGGTGGCTGCTACTGAGGCTTTTTCCTCGCCTTCTCCGGATTCGTGTTTTCCATCTGCAGTGACAGCTTTGGCTTTTACTGATACTTCTGCCAGTTTTTTACCATTCTCGTCTACTGTCGGAACGTCTACCACAATATGACCTGTTTGGATGTCTGCATCCGTTAAGGTCACTTCTTTTGCAGCACCGTTGATGCTTACCGCTATTTTATCTCCTGCTTGGGTTTTGTCAGGAATGGTAATGGCTGCCTGAACTTTATTGTCTGTGCCAATTTCCGCATCGCTCAATGTGCCGTTTTTATCCGCATCGTCTACAAAGACAATGTTCGGTTTGCCATCGGTATTTTTCGCCGTAGGTTCTGGTTGGGTTGTTCCGTCGGCTTGTTTGACCGGTATGTCGGTAGTTTTCGGTGAGTCGTCTTGTTCGTTAACAACTCCGTCTCCGTTTGAGTCGCCAGGTTTGGTGGCTGCTACTGAGGCTTTTTCCTCGCCTTCTCCGGATTCGTGTTTTCCATCTGCAGTGACAGCTTTGGCTTTTACTGATATTTCTGCCAGTTTTTTACCATTCTCGTCTAC
Encoded proteins:
- a CDS encoding dipeptide ABC transporter ATP-binding protein gives rise to the protein MNEALSASAPLLTVRDLQVSYPSRHGRFDAVKAVSFDLYAGEILGIVGESGAGKSTIGNAIAGLLTPPGYVAGGEVFLDGKDLRRLSENELRLVRGKDIGFIFQDPMTSLNPLLTIGEQLMEPMLLYLPLTAAQARQKALELLAAVGISEPEVRMGQYPHQFSGGMRQRVVIAIALATEPKFVIADEPTTALDVSIQDQILQLLRKLCREQNVGCILVTHDMGVVASVTDRVMVTYRGALMEIGATKQVLRRPQHDYTKSLISAVPPSTHKIARFPLVTYIEAGTEHQQAVLDLQSHWLGQKEAVQTADYAGGILQVRDVSLRFCTRHSLFPSKRRYVQAVNQVSFSIAKGESFGLVGESGSGKSTIARIITGLYAPDSGQIIFEDRDLTALSSEKARLPYRREMQMVFQNPYSSLNPRMKVKDIIAEPMLFHQLADSAQARQVVQDLIDYVGLAANAGDKYPHEFSGGQRQRISIARALATRPRLLICDEPTSALDVSVQAQILNLLKDLQSELGLTMLFISHDLPVIRQMCDRIGVMKFGQLLEIGDSDRIFEQAENDYTRELIALMPRFEQTSPAGL
- a CDS encoding phosphoglycolate phosphatase, which codes for MKNIQAIAFDLDGTLIHSLPDLADSANTVRAHFGMPPLEESLIETFIGDGVTHLMHRALTADFNGTDEARIEEALAIHIAYYGEHFTNRTQLYPHVKETLAALQARDIRIALVTNKIERHARKILEHYGIIEYFAAIYGGDTLPVHKPAPDQILGVAKDFNLAPEQVLMVGDSPNDMLSAKAAGSPTLFVSYGYCDNEALINNPATTPDYQIDSFEKLQEMLAKNKVEV
- a CDS encoding type II toxin-antitoxin system RelB/DinJ family antitoxin; its protein translation is MTTTNYNIRIDQNLRDRAFSVFESYGLAPAQAIKLFLHQVADTRTIPLSFTHNANSKTYSEATRKSLIDARKEFETAKAYNSLEDMMRDIEKS
- a CDS encoding type II toxin-antitoxin system YafQ family toxin, which gives rise to MSVNKRKPIPTAQFRREAKKNIAELLTENWTEVMYCLLNDLPLAEKYCDHQLKGDLDDYRECHVKPDLLLVYAIRGDKLHLARLGSHSELFG
- a CDS encoding L-lactate dehydrogenase, which encodes MTKVSVIGTGFVGASSAFALALQGICSDLLLVDANRDRAKAEAADISHGAAVASGVRVHSGDYVDIKGSAVIVIAAGVNQKPGESRLALLTRNAEIFKSIVPQIVTMAPEAVVIVATNPVDIMTDVTRTLHPQPQRVLGTGTVLDTARFRDLLGRESGVSPRYIHANVLGEHGDSSVLCWAHAQIAGLSVKDYLATINKDWTAADAKRIEEKVRGAAGTIIAGKQATYYGIGAAVAKIVEAVLKDSRAVMTVSGISEFGLSLALPNVVGKEGIMHSLMPALSEAERRQLQHSADILRQSQQGLIENGKLLV